A section of the Pseudovibrio sp. M1P-2-3 genome encodes:
- a CDS encoding DUF2293 domain-containing protein, producing MRRKTQIREVMRNSMPFLPYLDFQRVFGKARESHLKHLPVEVAVKLAATSYVRHTYTDYDRLLNEGYDRDAARYFTLYDTAEKLAEWGYRLDVETIINSG from the coding sequence ATGCGTAGAAAAACGCAGATTAGAGAAGTGATGAGAAACTCAATGCCGTTTCTTCCATATCTGGACTTCCAAAGGGTATTTGGAAAAGCCAGAGAAAGCCACCTAAAACACTTGCCAGTCGAGGTAGCTGTTAAACTGGCGGCAACCAGTTACGTTCGCCATACATACACAGACTACGATAGGCTTTTAAATGAAGGGTATGACAGAGATGCAGCCCGTTATTTTACCTTGTATGATACAGCGGAAAAGCTTGCTGAATGGGGATACCGGCTCGACGTGGAAACCATAATAAACAGCGGCTAA
- a CDS encoding helix-turn-helix transcriptional regulator: MTRLQCGVIITCEKLCYKGSNPEGRRLLEEANIFGVNGGRLSISDATVRQSLRRAMEAAGEEEPDADACQILIHRDSAALSPITIEVFAARSGECANDILLLFKEVETEWAAKLAKLKKRFPLTDREAIVLEKLSGKHSEQDLADTLGISMNTLKSHRKNIYAKLNVSSRMELAILLRELS; the protein is encoded by the coding sequence ATGACGCGGCTTCAGTGCGGGGTCATCATCACCTGTGAGAAACTCTGCTATAAGGGCAGCAACCCTGAGGGGCGCAGGTTGCTGGAGGAGGCCAATATTTTTGGTGTTAATGGCGGGCGACTTTCCATCAGCGATGCCACGGTCAGGCAGAGTTTGCGGCGGGCTATGGAAGCGGCAGGCGAAGAAGAGCCAGATGCTGACGCGTGTCAGATACTAATTCACCGTGACAGCGCCGCCCTTTCTCCCATAACAATAGAGGTTTTTGCGGCAAGGTCTGGGGAGTGTGCAAATGATATTCTTCTGCTGTTCAAAGAAGTGGAAACCGAATGGGCGGCGAAGCTGGCCAAGCTGAAGAAGCGGTTCCCGTTAACCGACAGGGAGGCGATAGTCCTAGAGAAACTATCGGGTAAGCACAGCGAGCAGGATCTGGCTGATACGCTGGGTATATCCATGAACACGTTGAAAAGTCATCGTAAGAATATCTACGCCAAACTCAATGTCAGCAGCCGCATGGAACTTGCTATTTTACTTAGGGAGCTGAGTTAG
- a CDS encoding helix-turn-helix transcriptional regulator, protein MLDKTRKRLLYSLKSRGPQTASQLAKEHSITSVGARQHLDGLLNEDLVTFEDQKGNVGRPRRIWALSDKGNKQFPDNHSGLLIDMLNSIREVYGQEGIDKLIEKRERDSFKTYSEQVLASFSFKERVEALREQRSAEGYMAEVEEMEDGSLLFIENHCSICAAATACQNFCRSELKLFRDILGKDCRVERLEHIVSGARRCTYKIQELGKTNSAP, encoded by the coding sequence ATGCTGGATAAAACGAGAAAACGACTTCTGTACTCTTTGAAGTCTCGCGGACCCCAAACAGCTTCACAGCTGGCCAAAGAACACAGTATTACGAGTGTTGGCGCACGCCAGCACCTTGACGGCCTGCTGAACGAGGACCTGGTTACGTTTGAAGACCAAAAGGGAAATGTGGGCCGGCCACGCCGCATATGGGCACTTAGTGACAAGGGGAACAAACAATTCCCAGATAACCACAGTGGCTTGCTTATTGACATGCTTAACAGCATTCGCGAAGTGTATGGTCAAGAAGGTATAGATAAGCTTATTGAAAAACGTGAACGCGATTCCTTCAAAACTTACAGTGAACAAGTTCTAGCCTCTTTCTCATTCAAAGAGCGCGTGGAAGCTCTAAGAGAACAACGTTCTGCCGAAGGCTACATGGCAGAAGTGGAGGAGATGGAAGATGGGAGCCTCCTGTTTATAGAAAATCACTGTTCCATATGTGCCGCGGCGACCGCCTGTCAGAACTTTTGCCGCTCAGAGCTAAAACTCTTTCGCGATATTCTTGGCAAAGATTGCCGCGTGGAACGTCTGGAGCATATCGTTTCAGGAGCGAGGCGTTGCACCTATAAAATTCAAGAACTAGGAAAAACTAACTCAGCTCCCTAA
- a CDS encoding glycosyl hydrolase family 18 protein, with translation MPEKKKAGPMTSREIVGYILSSSPDFAKELAQSDYTTAILCFIVPGSSGELELSSELSGLLGTKDQYGVVSSLKSAGKRVLVSLGGETFSTQGWADCANNLDQTVNSIKQIVTDNGFDGVDIDWEDTNYTGYDPITFLTDLSSSLKSQLPNNQNFITHAPQCPYFYGGTGYLQVYVDVAQNAGNNIDLYNIQYYNNDWYVGDTAQDETGKVAGTELVSGSTFPSSIVGIVAQGVPVEKLLVGKPTTTDNAGSGYLNTQDIITYLINPLISKYDDDFAGVMGWQYDTQYGASTNTDDWASALASAMSTSTAGSQAAE, from the coding sequence ATGCCTGAGAAGAAAAAGGCAGGACCCATGACATCTCGAGAAATCGTAGGCTATATTCTCTCAAGTTCGCCAGATTTTGCAAAGGAGCTGGCTCAAAGTGATTATACCACCGCTATTTTATGTTTCATCGTGCCGGGCAGCAGTGGAGAGCTGGAACTCAGCTCCGAACTTTCAGGACTCTTAGGGACCAAAGATCAATACGGCGTTGTTTCCAGCTTGAAAAGCGCAGGCAAGCGCGTTCTTGTCTCCCTTGGTGGAGAAACCTTTTCAACGCAGGGCTGGGCAGACTGCGCCAATAACCTTGACCAGACGGTCAACTCCATCAAACAGATTGTCACAGATAACGGCTTTGACGGTGTCGATATTGATTGGGAAGATACAAACTATACAGGCTATGATCCTATAACCTTCCTTACCGATCTCTCCAGTAGTCTCAAGTCACAGCTTCCCAACAACCAGAACTTCATCACCCACGCCCCCCAATGCCCCTACTTTTATGGAGGGACAGGTTATTTGCAGGTCTATGTGGATGTCGCTCAAAATGCAGGTAATAACATCGATCTCTATAACATCCAGTACTACAACAATGACTGGTATGTGGGTGACACCGCTCAGGACGAAACCGGCAAAGTGGCAGGGACAGAGCTTGTCAGTGGCTCCACTTTCCCCTCAAGTATTGTCGGAATAGTCGCACAAGGTGTTCCGGTAGAAAAACTCCTCGTCGGCAAACCAACCACGACAGACAACGCAGGCTCCGGCTACTTGAACACGCAGGATATCATCACCTACCTGATTAACCCGCTTATATCGAAATATGACGATGATTTTGCTGGCGTCATGGGCTGGCAATATGACACGCAGTACGGTGCATCAACCAACACGGATGACTGGGCCAGTGCTTTGGCTAGCGCTATGAGCACCAGCACAGCAGGCTCGCAAGCTGCTGAGTAA